The following proteins come from a genomic window of Deltaproteobacteria bacterium:
- a CDS encoding radical SAM protein has product GLKNVFVTNGYMTPEMLEALHPNLQAANVDLKAFRQDFYKTQCGAKLAPVLENLKIMKRLGVWVEITTLIIPTLNDSKEELRELSRFIADELGRETPWHISRFHPTYRLTDLPVTPVKTLQQAREIGQEQGLRYVYTGNVPGDQGEKTFCYQCGHLLLDRFGFSILKNNLDKGKCPHCQTPMDGVGL; this is encoded by the coding sequence AAGGATTGAAAAATGTTTTCGTCACTAACGGCTACATGACCCCGGAGATGTTGGAAGCCCTTCACCCCAATCTCCAGGCCGCCAATGTGGATTTGAAAGCCTTCCGCCAGGATTTTTATAAGACCCAATGCGGCGCCAAGCTGGCCCCGGTTTTAGAAAACTTGAAAATCATGAAAAGGCTTGGAGTCTGGGTGGAAATAACCACCTTAATCATTCCAACGCTGAATGATTCCAAGGAAGAGTTAAGGGAACTGTCCCGCTTCATTGCCGATGAATTGGGCCGGGAAACGCCCTGGCACATCAGCCGATTTCATCCCACTTATCGATTGACCGACCTGCCTGTGACGCCGGTCAAAACCTTGCAGCAGGCCCGGGAAATCGGCCAGGAGCAGGGATTGCGTTATGTCTATACCGGGAATGTTCCGGGGGATCAAGGGGAAAAAACCTTCTGTTATCAGTGCGGCCATTTGCTATTGGATCGTTTTGGATTTTCTATTTTGAAAAATAATTTGGATAAAGGGAAGTGTCCCCATTGTCAAACCCCGATGGACGGGGTCGGTTTATAA